Genomic DNA from Planktomarina temperata RCA23:
AAAGCGCCAGAGCATAGCCCAGGCAAGAACTTTTGCCGTTGCGCTTCACTGCCGTAGGCGTGGATGGGGTAGATGACCAAAGAGGATTGCACGGACATCATCGAGCGATAGCCGCTGTCGACCCGCTCGACCTCCCGCGCGATCAAACCATAGGCCGTATATGAGGCGCCAAGGCCGCCGTATTCCTCAGGAATAGTGGCCCCGAGCAGCCCGGCTTCGCCCATTTTGGGGAATAGGCCAGGATTGACTGTAGCCTCGCGGTAAGCATCAATAATCAAAGGTTGCAACTCATTTTGGGCAAACTGTGCCGCCGCATCGCGCAGCATGCGATCATCTTCGGTCAGCTGAGTGTCCAGTAAAAACGGGTCGGGCCAATTAAAATCTGCCAATTGTGGTTTGAGGTCCGCCATGGTGAATGCTCCTAATAGGTTTGCGCAAATTTGATCCAACGGCCGCGGGAGTACAACCCCTCATGAGGCAAAGGGCCTGCGGCAAATGGTAGACACAAAAAAACCCGAAGCCTGCGCTCCGGGTTTTCAATGCTCTAAGTGTTTGAGACTATTTTGGCAGGGGGCCAACCAGCATGATCATCTGGCGACCTTCCATTTTTGGCATATTTTCAACCCGGCCGATTTCTTTGGTATCTTCAGCAACGCGCAGCAATAAATCGCGACCCAATTCTTGGTGTGCCATCTCGCGGCCCTTAAAGCGCAGGGTTATTTTAACCTTGTCGCCATTTTCCAAAAACTTAAACACATTGCGCATTTTGACTTCATAGTCATGCTTATCTGTGTTCGGTCGGAACTTGACCTCTTTAATTTCAATGATCTTTTGTTTTTTGCGCGCTTCGGCTTCTTTCTTTTGGGATTCATATTTGAATTTCCCAAAATCCATAATCTTGCAAACAGGTGGATTGGCATTTGGCGAAATTTCCACCAAGTCCAATCCGGCGTCTTCTGCCATGATTAAAGCGCGTTCTGGCGTGACCACGCCAATGTTTTCGCCATTTTCGTCAATCAAGCGAAGTTCGCTCCCACGAATGCGTTCGTTGATGCGAGGGCCGGTTTCGCGCTGCGGAGGCGCGTTGTGAGGTCTGCGGGCTATAGCTATCGTCCTTTTGTGGATAAATTAACGTCGCCTATCTAGCCGCGTGGCCACATAGTTTCAAGGCGTATCTTCATGGGCGGGCGAGTGCCTATCCGACGAAGGCTTTCTCGATCACATAGTCGCCCGGATCGGAATTGGCCCCCTCGCGAAGGCCATAGGCCTCAAGAATGCGTTTCATATCCGTGTTCAACCCCATGGAGCCGCAGACCATCGCGCGGTCATTTTCCGCGTTGAAATCTGCTATTTTCAGATCAGCGAAGAGCGTGCCATCTTCCAACACGGTGGTGATACGGCCCATCTTGGCAGAGGGCTCGCGCGTGGTGGTGGGGTAATAGATCAGCTTGGATTGTGCCTCTTCGCCGACCAAAATATCGTTTTTCGTCTCCTCAACCAGCTCTTGCCCGAATTTGAGCTCCGCCAGATCTCGGCAGCTGTGGGTTAAAATCACCTGTTCAAAACGCTCATAGGTTTCCGGCTCGCGCAGGAGCGAGGCAAAGGGGGCGATTCCGGTGCCGGTCGAAAAGAACCAGATGCGTTTGGCCGGGGTGAGGGCGTCATGCACCAATGTGCCGACCGGTTTGGGCCGCAAGATCACTTGATCGCCTGGTTTGATGTGCTGCAACTTGCTGGTCAGAGGACCGTCTTTGACCTTGATGGAATAGAATTGCAAAGTGTCATCCCAGGCCGGTGAGGCAATGGAATAGGCGCGCAGCAGCGGCTTTTGCTTGCCCGTCACAGGATCAAGGTCGCTCATCAAACCAATCATCACGAACTCACCAGAGCGGAATCGCAATGAGGCTGGCCGGGTGACGCGGAAGCGAAACAGGCTGTCGGTGTAATGTTCAACCTCTGTGACGGTTTGGGCGTCAGGCAGGGTCACGGGTGTTGCTGTCGTCAGTGTCACGGTGCTTTGCTCGGTCATTTAGGATCCTTTTAGGTCTAGTCTTTCAAAGGCAGAAGTTCAATTGCGGCTTTTCGACATTATGTTGCGATGCGCCCGTTGGGGCGGCGCAGGCGTGATTGGTAATCATGGGCGCGCCAGTCGGCGCGGGCCAGCCATTGGGATTCTGGCTGCCGCGCGGCCAAGTCTTGCGGAATTTCGACATCATCAAACCCAGAACGCCGCGCCATAGTGTATTGATCGGCCAGCACATGGCCCGCGAGCCTGAGGTGCCCGCGATAGCCGTTTTGCCGCAACCTTGTCGCCAGGGTAAAGCCGCGCCCATTGGCGAAGCTGTCTAAGGTGATGCGAATGGAGCGTTGCTTTAGCAGCTCAGCCGTGATTCCCTTCGGGTCAAAGTCTGATTGTAAATCCGCCGCGATTGCGCCGGTATCTTCGGGCGCAAAGCCATGGTCATTCACGATAACAGTCATGGGATCCTCATGCATTATTCGGTTTTGGATTGCCCAGGCCAATGGCCCGCGCGAAGGGTTGGTTTGGACGCAATTTGCGCCGCCATATGAAGCAAGACCGCTGGCTCTGCGCCAAAAGAGCCGACCAAAGCAATTTTTTGATCCAAAAGGGCAAGCGCAGGCTTTAAAATATCTTGGAGCTGCCTGTCTGCATCGCGGCGGTTGAGCATGGCGAGCCGGGCCTCTAGCGGAATGTCATTGAGGTAGGGCACGGCTCATGCGGCCTTTCTCGCTTGCGGGTACAGAAGGGCTTTGAAGGGCGCCAATCCGAGCCGGCGATAGGCTGCCAGAAAGCTTTCACTCCGATCTATGCGCAGCTGCAGATACCCCAGCAGCAAGCGCTCAATTGCCGGGACTATCTCATCGGCGCCGAAACCGGGGCCCGCACGGGTGCCAATTTCAGCGTCAGCACCCGCATCGCCGCCAAGAGTGATTTGATAGCTTTCAACACCGGCTTTCTCGAGGCCCAAAATCCCGATGTGCCCAATATGGTGATGGCCGCAAGCATTGATGCAGCCTGAGATCTTGAGTTTCAACGGCCCAATGTCATGTTCCAGCTTTAGCGCGTGAAAGCGGGTTGCGATCTGCTGGGCCACCGGAATGGAGCGCGCGGTCGCCAAGGCGCAGTAATCCATGCCGGGGCAGGCGATGAGATCCGAGATCAACCCAATATTGGCGGTCGCCAAATCCGCCTGACGCAGCGCGTGATAGACTTGGGGGAGATCCGCGCGATGCACATGGGGCAATATCACGTTTTGCTCGTGAGAAATGCGCAGTTCTTCATGGCCGAAATCGCGCGCGATGTCCGCCAAAGCGCGCATTTGCGCCGCGCTGGCGTCCCCCGGCGTCGTACCGGGTTTTTTCAAACTCACAGAGACAATAGCATAGCCGGGCACCTTATGAGGGGTGATGTTCGTGTCCAACCAAGCGCGAAACGCGGGGGTGTGTGACGTGGTGCTGAGTGCCTCAACTGGCGGGTTTGCCGGTTTGAAATTTGGGGGTTCGAAATGCCGCTCAATCTCTTTTAAAATATGCATATCCTCCCCCGTAAACAAAGGGTTGATCTTGGAAAACTGCGCCTCAATCCTCTGTTTGATATCGTCTATTCCATGCTCATGGGTGGTGATCTTTATGCGCGCTTTATATTTATTATCGCGCCGACCAAGCAGGTTGTAGGTGCTGACAACGGCTTCCAAATAGGGCAAGATATCTTCCAAAGGGACAAAGGGCGACAGGGTCTTGCCAATCATGGGCGTGCGCCCCAAACCTCCACCGACGATCACTTCAAACCCGCGCAGCCCATCTTGCAAGGTCATGCGCAGACCAATGTCATGCGCCTGAGTGACGGCGCGGTCATGGGGGCTGCCTGTGACAGCAATCTTGAATTTGCGAGGCAAAAATTGGAACTCTGGATGATCGGTTGACCATTGGCGGATCAGCTCAGCTATGGGGCGCGGATCGGCAATCTCATCGGCCGCGGCCCCTGCGAAATGATCTGCTGTGACATTTCGGATGGTGTTGCCACTGGTTTGAATGGCATGCATCTCCACGTCCGCCAAAGCCTGCAAGATGTCGGGCACGTCCTCGAGTTTTGGCCAGTTAAATTGAATATTTTGCCGTGTGGTGAAATGGCCATAGCCTTTGTCCCAACGCTCCGCGATCATCGCAAGTTGGCGCATTTGGCGGCTGTTGAGGGTGCCATAAGGAATGGCGACCCGCAGCATATAAGCGTGCAGCTGCAAGTATAGCCCATTCATGAGGCGCAGGGGCTTGAACTCGTCTTCGCTGAGACTGCCATCTAAACGCCGGGTGACCTGGGCGCGAAATTGCGCCACGCGCTCGGCGACGAATTTGTGATCAAAATTTGAATAGTGATACATTCTAAATCTCCTGTTTGCCGTGGCGATAATTGGACGGGCCTGTGCTGCGGAACTTTTCGCGAAAATGGCTGGCCTTTGGGCCGTCAGCGTCTTTTATGACATCGCTTAGATAGGCGCCGACCACGACATTGGCTTGCCCTTGGGCAAAGACCAGGCTTGCCTTGGCCAAATCACGATCTGTGATCACGGAAGCCTTCGTTAAATCTGGGGTCCAGCTGTGTGGAAAGCGCAGGTAAATGACTTCTCCCGACTTCAAATCATTGGCGGTGACGACTTTTGAGATGGGTGTTACAGGCATAGATCAGCCTCCTGTGGTTGAAAGACATGGGACACAGCCGTCCGGGGCGAAATCCCGTACAGCAGCACCACCGGTCCGGCCAAGTTGTGCAGCGCCTCCGTCAGCGCATTAAGTGGGGCCGACCGTATGACCTGGTCGGGGCGTGAGCAGTTTTCAATGATGCTCACAGGCGTGAGAGGATCGGCGCCATGCATCAGCAAGCGCCCTTGGATGAAGCGTGCGGCTGTCTTGCCCATATAAATCGCCGCGACCGCGTCCGGTTTGGCCAAGTCGCGCCAATCGTGCTCTGCGTATCCGGCCATGTCGTGGCCTG
This window encodes:
- the infC gene encoding translation initiation factor IF-3, giving the protein MIDENGENIGVVTPERALIMAEDAGLDLVEISPNANPPVCKIMDFGKFKYESQKKEAEARKKQKIIEIKEVKFRPNTDKHDYEVKMRNVFKFLENGDKVKITLRFKGREMAHQELGRDLLLRVAEDTKEIGRVENMPKMEGRQMIMLVGPLPK
- a CDS encoding ferredoxin--NADP reductase, producing the protein MTEQSTVTLTTATPVTLPDAQTVTEVEHYTDSLFRFRVTRPASLRFRSGEFVMIGLMSDLDPVTGKQKPLLRAYSIASPAWDDTLQFYSIKVKDGPLTSKLQHIKPGDQVILRPKPVGTLVHDALTPAKRIWFFSTGTGIAPFASLLREPETYERFEQVILTHSCRDLAELKFGQELVEETKNDILVGEEAQSKLIYYPTTTREPSAKMGRITTVLEDGTLFADLKIADFNAENDRAMVCGSMGLNTDMKRILEAYGLREGANSDPGDYVIEKAFVG
- a CDS encoding DUF934 domain-containing protein, with the protein product MTVIVNDHGFAPEDTGAIAADLQSDFDPKGITAELLKQRSIRITLDSFANGRGFTLATRLRQNGYRGHLRLAGHVLADQYTMARRSGFDDVEIPQDLAARQPESQWLARADWRAHDYQSRLRRPNGRIAT
- a CDS encoding nitrite/sulfite reductase, with product MYHYSNFDHKFVAERVAQFRAQVTRRLDGSLSEDEFKPLRLMNGLYLQLHAYMLRVAIPYGTLNSRQMRQLAMIAERWDKGYGHFTTRQNIQFNWPKLEDVPDILQALADVEMHAIQTSGNTIRNVTADHFAGAAADEIADPRPIAELIRQWSTDHPEFQFLPRKFKIAVTGSPHDRAVTQAHDIGLRMTLQDGLRGFEVIVGGGLGRTPMIGKTLSPFVPLEDILPYLEAVVSTYNLLGRRDNKYKARIKITTHEHGIDDIKQRIEAQFSKINPLFTGEDMHILKEIERHFEPPNFKPANPPVEALSTTSHTPAFRAWLDTNITPHKVPGYAIVSVSLKKPGTTPGDASAAQMRALADIARDFGHEELRISHEQNVILPHVHRADLPQVYHALRQADLATANIGLISDLIACPGMDYCALATARSIPVAQQIATRFHALKLEHDIGPLKLKISGCINACGHHHIGHIGILGLEKAGVESYQITLGGDAGADAEIGTRAGPGFGADEIVPAIERLLLGYLQLRIDRSESFLAAYRRLGLAPFKALLYPQARKAA
- a CDS encoding DUF2849 domain-containing protein — protein: MPVTPISKVVTANDLKSGEVIYLRFPHSWTPDLTKASVITDRDLAKASLVFAQGQANVVVGAYLSDVIKDADGPKASHFREKFRSTGPSNYRHGKQEI